ATAGATTGTATTCCAAAAAGAAAGCAACCAGCTCTTGATCATCCTCTATTAAAGAATCACAAGATCCAGGTATACATTTGgtttgggggggggggggtaaTTATGATTACAACTACCAACTACAAACATTGATAACATAAAAAAATGATCTGCAGAGGGTTAGACCAGAAATGccaaaaagaaagaaagaaagtgTAAATGTTACAACTAGAAGCAGGGATGAAGAGGAGGAGAGAGTAAGATTGAAAGGTGTATGGCAAGCTTGGCATGAAAACAAAGAAAGGTGTCCCAGAGGAAGTGTTCCTATTAGACGGAGCCATGTGCATGATGTTTTGAGAGCCAACTCTCTCTATGACTTTGGCAAGAAACGTCACGCCTTTCCGGCCGGCAGTCGCCTTCCGATGGCCGGCCGTCATCCTGATGCTCCCGACGTTGTTAGTGCCAATGGCCATGAggtacttaattaattaattaattaatactTGCATGTTTCTTCCGATTACTTCCGCCATCTTTTACTCCTATATATTAATTAATACTACTTTCatttactccctccgtcccaaaatAAGTATCGCTTTTACTTTTGACACGTATTTTGAGGtgttaaaaaaaaatatttgcatacattttttttataattttttttctaaataaaaatataaatgtaaaattttaattcagaaaaaaaaaatttgaaaaaaagtAAATGCAAATATCTTTTTTTAGTACCTTAAAAAGCGTGTCAAAAGTCAAAGCGACACTTATtttgggacagagggagtattacTTATTACagtttaattaaatatatttgtGCAACATGCATTCATGGTGGATTGAACACGCTCCATGTTTACACTAAATAATCCCCTAATTACTTTAAAGAATAGGCTTTCTATGTTTTGGGTCGTAGGGTGGGTTGTATATTTGTTGCTTCATTTACTAGCACGTTACTTTGACTTTGTGCATAAATCTTAAATTATGTAGTAATTTTGCATTTTACTAATTTACAAATATTAATTAAAGCATTCTGCATCCATATATTCAAGCATTTgatcaaataaaaaaattaatactAAAATAGGAATTAGAAATCAAATTGTGATGAGATGATCCTTGATTAATCAATCCTATAAATTTATGAAATTCTAATTTTACATTAATCAAACAAATTTTTATATTTTCATATAAAGAagttaaaaaattttaaaatcccTAAATGCGGAGGGGTATGCCGGTCTTGCTAGCATGTAACCGGGCCATCCCGAGGGTTAGCATGCTGTGCATGCGCCAACTCTACAAATATGTCATATGAGTTACTGTAGCTAAACTATAGAAAGGGAAAGTCAAGGTCAAACACCAGATAACCCGGGGGACATAAGATGCTTCCAATATTCGAAACCCCTGTATGTATTTGTTTAAGAAgatgaatgtatatatatatatatgtgtgtacgAGGGGCAGTGTAGTGTGAAATTTATAAAAGCAAAGGTAGTAAATATATGATGGGTGATGTTATTCCGCAAAGTTTGAACGTGCGCATTTTAATTGGATCTAAAAGCAAGAGATGATTGAGGTGTCAGAATATTGTAATAGAAGTAAGCAGCTTGTTCCGTAGCAGGAGTATTAGCTCCAACTagaagtttaattttttttagcaGCTACTTAATTAGGAGTACTTACTTACTTGCTTGCAAGGGGGGAACACTGCATGCATTATTGCATTTCTTAAAACCTACAAAACCGACGACCCACTTGCTGATATGTTGGATCCTAGAATTAATTAAAAATTGCATTCtgaattatttattaattaattaaaaatagaATTGAATTTGGTGGGTGTGTTGTATAATGTATACTTTGTATGTGGTGGTATGGCAGCATGCAATAGCATACACAGGAGCATCGCAAGAGGTGTACGGGGCAAGAGCCACAATTAATGTGTGGGACCCATCCATAGAGGTAGTCAACGAGTTCAGTCTATCTCAGATCTGGGTTCTCTCCGGTTCTTTCGACGGCTCTGATCTCAATAGCATCGAAGCTGGCTGGCAGGTACCGTCTTCCAGTTGTCGTTACGTTCCTCCCTTCCTTCTTATGCGATTATTACTGCTAGTTTATTCCCATCACTATTTTAATCTCACCATGCATACACCCATTTCTTCTCTTTTTTAATCATAACCCCCAACAGGGCTTCCCTATCACATAACAAATCCAAAtccatatccatatccatatccaTAATTTTCTTATATTCTAACATTTTCAGCATAATTAATCTATCAAACCAACTCTTCCACAGACTTTAGAATACTACAAACTGACTAAATACGTTAGCTAGTTTTGGCCTTTTGTTTGAGTTGTATAAGATTTCGTACAATGTTTCTGACATACTAATGACAATTCCATAACTAATTATAACCAATAACCCCAATCTATTGGACCCCTCCCTGAAATGGTTGAAAATTTTGTGACGCTTTGATTGTTCTACTAGTCAGGTCAGTCCTGAGCTTTACGGTGACAGCAGGCCCAGATTATTCACCTATTGGACGGTACGTACGTTACAACCCCTCCATCTCCTTTCTTCCTTTTCTGCTTTTAAATATGCATGCATACGCAGCTTACTTGATTATTATTACATATTGCAGCAGCTCTTGTTATCATAAACATCCTCATTCAACTTTCAAAGTCCAATTTCTTATTAAGTTCACCATTCATCTCTTGTTTATCAAATTGGCTTTATGAATGCTTTTTCTTGTTGTTGCTAAAATACTGCAGAGTGACGCATATCAAGCCACTGGATGTTACAATCTACTATGTTCAGGATTTGTACAAACCAACAGCAGAATTGCCATTGGAGCTGCCATTTCTCCCGTGTCTTCACCTTCCAGCAACCAGTTTGACATTTCCATTCTTATTTGGAAGGTTTACCTGTTTCTTTCTTACCAATTTCACTTACATTCTAAATAACTATACAGCTTTTAAAGCAATTCTTAACTTCAGTGCTCTGTCATGTGTGTAGGATCCTAAATTAGGGAACTGGTGGATGGGCTTCAGCGACAACACCCTAGTTGGATATTGGCCTGCAGAACTCTTTACGCATTTAGCAGACAGAGCCACAATGGTCGAATGGGGAGGCGAGGTAGTTAACTCCAGGGCCAACGGGAAGCACACATCAACACAAATGGGGTCAGGTCATTTTGCAGAAGATGGGTTTGGAAAAGCAAGCTACTTCCGGAACTTAGAAGTGGTCGATTCTGATAATAGTCTTAGCTCAGTCCACGACATATCAACCCTAGCTGAAAATACAAATTGTTACAACATAAAAAGCTCTTATAATACTGAATGGGGAACTCATTTTTACTATGGAGGCCCAGGGAACAATCCCAGATGCCCATAGTCCATAAATCTTCCTCTGGTTTTCCGTTGTATATTTTAAACATTAAAATTCacattattattttattttatttcttttacGGTTACGGTTCTACCACTATCATCTTTTGTTGAAGTTCAATGATTCTCTCTGGAAGTTTCTAAGAACTTCTATTTCCAGAATTTGTCTAGTTTATTTTCATGTAATTAATGTTACTTTAAAAAAATGAAGAGTCAGTATAATTAAGGAGGAAGGTTCAAGAACCATAGCACTAAAAGGAAAATTCTGGAATCATCTTCATTCTGTATAAATAGGAGTAAATCTGAGCTGAGTGCAAGTGAGAGAGAGTAAGGATTATCAAACAGTAAGCATTGTAATCCTAAAGTGTGTTATCAATAAAAGTTCTTTTGCTCCTAACTGTTTACATTTGGTATCAGAACCCGGATTGTCAAAGACGGTGGTCGGTGGCCTGTGAAGAATTGAAGTTTGTTGTTGGGATTCAAGTTGTTGGTCAGGGACCAAACCTTCTTGGAATTTTGCTGGGCATAATATCCAAGTCATTATGGCAGACATAACAGCATCAGTAAGCGGCGTCGAGAAACTCAATAATTCCAACTACAGTACCTGGAGCATCCGGATGCAGTTCTATATGCTTGGGCAAGACCTGCGGGATATTGTTAGCAATGGTAACACCACACCACCCACCAATACAGAGGAGTTAAAAAAATGGAAGGTGAAAGCAGGAAAGGCTATGTATATTTTGTCAGTAACAATTGAAGATGAGTTGTTGCAGCGTTCAAAGATTCAAAAACTCCAAAAGAGGCATGGGACAATCTGGCATCATTGTCCGCAAAAACAAACGATGCGAAACTCCAGCGGTTGGAAAATGAGCTTTTATCAGTTTCACAGGAAGACATGACGGTGAATCAATATTTTAACAAAGTTAAAAATATTTGTGATGAAATCTCTAAATTAGATCCACAAAATGCTATCACTGACACAAGAAAAAAGAGGATTATAGTTTATGGGCTTAGATCTGAATTTAATAGTATTATCACTGTTACACGTGAATGGGCGAAAGAACCAACTTTAACCGAGTTGGAGAATATTTTAGCTAACCAGGAGGCTTTAGACAAACAAATGTCTAAAGTATCAGTAAAAGAAGATGATGAAGCAGCTCTTTTTAGCTATAAAAGAGGGTATGAAGGACAAGAGAAGAGAGATTCAAGACAATACAACAGAATCTCAAAGGAACGTCAACAAAGGAGGACCGAAGGAAGTTTTCAACATGGGGGAGCTCTTCTGAATCCTAGCAACAAAAACAAGGATGAAATGAAATATCGAAGGAACAGTAATCAATGTTACACCTGCGGAAAGAAAGGCCATTTTGCAAGAGATTGGAGATTAAAAAAGGTTGAAGGAAATGTTACAACATCAACTTCAAAGGAGAACGATAGTGAAGAAGAATGGGACTTCCAAGTGGCCTATGCGGTGGCTGATAAACAAGAATCTGGAGCCTGGTGCATCGttgaagaaaaagaagagaaagaagaaaTGGCTATAGTTGCGGTGAGCGATAAATCtattaattttgaaaatgattgGATTATAGATTCTGGATGCTCTAATCACATTACAGGTGATATGAAGAAATTAGAAAATATCAACGAGTACAAAGAAAGACGGGTTGTAGTTACTGCGAATAACTCGAGACTGCCCATCACTCATGTTGGCCAAATAAAGATCAATCCACGATTTAACAAGGAACAAGTGGAGCTACAAGATGTTATGCACGTGCCAGGTATGAAGAAGAATTTATTATCAGTGTCACAACTTACAAAATCTAGAAATTATGTGGTGTTTGGTCCAGAGGATGTCAAAGTATATCGATGTTTTAAATCAGATGATACAccaataatggaaggaagaaaaCTTGAGTCGGTGTATGTCATGTCAGCGCAAACAACATACGTTCACAAAACTAGGAAAAATGAAACATCAGAATTGTGGCATGCACATCTAGGACATGTCAGTTATAAGAAACTGAAAGTAATGATGAAGAAGGCAATGCTAAAAGGTCTTCCTCAACTGCAAATACATGATGATGTGATTTGTGAAGGCTGTCAGTACGGGAAGGCACATCAACTTCCATTTGAGGAGTCGAGTTATAGAGCTAAGGCACCGCTAGAGTTAATACATTCTGATGTATTTGGAAAAGTAAAGAAATCATCGGTCAGCGGCTTCAGGTACATGATAACGTTCATTGATGACTTCTCTAGGTTTGTTTGGGTTGATTTTATGAAGGAAAAATCTGAAGCATTTAACAAATTTAAAGAGTTTAAAGATAAAGTTGAAACTGAAGTAGGTGATAAAATAAAATGCCTACGTACGGATAATGGTGGCGAATATACCTCAGATGAATTTAATAACTATCTAAAGACTTGCGGGATAAGAAGGCAATTCTTATGTCCGAGTACTCCTCAACAAAACGGCGTAGCCGAAAGAAAGAATAGACATCTAGCTGAGACAGTCAGAAGCATGCTACATGCTAAAAATGTGCCTCCGTATTTTTGGGCAGAATGTATGAAGACAGCTGCACATGTGATCAATAGGCTACCACAAGCAAAACTTGGTTTCAGGTCACCATTTGAAAAATTACAAGATCTCAAGCCCGTCGTAAGTCACTTTCGAGTATTTGGCTGTGTGTGCTATGTATTTGTTCCAGATCACCTTCGCAGCAAGCTTGACAAAAAGGTTGTTCGATGTATTTTTGTGGGTTATGATAAACAAAGAAAAGGATGGAAGTGTTGTGATCCAAAAACAGGAAAATGCTATACTTCAAGAAATGTAGTATTTGACGAGTCATCATCATGGTGGTCATCTGAATCGATAGTACTTCCAGATTCAAATAATATCGAAGAAAGCTCACAAGAACCACAAGAAGAGCAAGCTGAGAATGATAAAGTTGAAGAAATCATGGAAGAAAATGGGAACATGGACACATCTCCAATTTCAGAAAGCGCGAGGAGCCAAAATAATGACAGTATGTTTGAAGACGAAAGGCCAGGTCAATATGAAGAATTTAAAGCGCTTGAGCAACCTCTTCGAAGATCAACACGAAGGAGAAGGGCAAATCTAAAGTATGCGAATACTGCCCTAACGGAGGACGATGGACCAAAAGTACCAACTTCCTTTATAGATgattcaaaaagaaaagaatggTTCGATgctatgaaagaagaaatcaaggcaTTAAAACAGAACGAGACATGGGAGTTAGTTCCTAAACCTAAAGAAGTATTCCCTATTACGTGTAAATggatttataaattaaaaattagaCCCGATGGATCTATCAAGAGACACAAAGCTCGATTGGTGGCTCGAGGCTTTTCTCAGAAGTACGGTCTCGATTACGACGAGACATTCAGTCCCGTAGCAAAGATTACAATTGTAAGAGTATTGCTAGCTCTTGCAGCAACAAAGTCTTGGAAATTATGGCAAATGGATGTAAAAAAATGCCTTTTTACATGGAGAGCTAGATCGAAGCATTTACATGGAACAactgtgacgcccccaaatccggggtcaggattgggtgtcactgaaagagatatgtcctaagtccaatcatatatgaggatttaggaataacttttatgtaatctgttttgatttcattgatattaataaaagacttgttttgtttttattgcgggctctatctattttaagtgtttaaataagatataccacagtttagagtaaagctttttatggactgtgatgagatcataataatgagacctaaaagatgataactctaaacttaaatagttcatggtcgtaggattactaactggtaattaataatccgcaaagattggtacatactatgcttgcttcattatgaaggatgtctgttctcatagacatttgtgtggtgacactatagctagtatgtaggtgcttattatagaataagttcactgaacatgactcacacagctgaacaactgatagagttcactcacgtgtcagcagttgttcacatagtgatagttgtacaagtatccttagacttgaggtcatcatagtcatcttatgtacactgaactatgctttggtttagttcttagtctccagggacaattataagggctctactgggtataggaatttgtacacgaagatagtgtatgatcaataaaggatctcccccttccagtgaaggaagggaatgttcaatgctgatccacttatgctagttcaggaatctctggccagagtggatgaaattagaaaggagtttctaatttacattaaatagaactaagcatagtgaatgggaaagcaagtgattaaataagataggcttgacacaagttccatgccttatatttaattgtgacattgcagggtagaaggaattgattgtacggtaactattcactgaataggttcttggtattctaagcagtgaattcgtattatccggataatcgcgatatgctgagaagtatccctcacgatgtagaataaatatgattaattaattaatcatatttaatgaattagagaatttatataaataatgataaaatagttttattattatttatttctactaccggcttaatattgaacctacagggtcacaccataaaagagaatgatttaatggtggaggaattaattaatattggctgataattatttatttatgaaataaataattaattggcaaatttaataatttattaaatgagatttaattgattataaattaattaagaaaaagttcttaatattattaattaagaatttaatttttggaaattaaatcaagtgagagcattatttctaaagtgtttagaaaaaggattaataattaaaaggtgttttaattattagtgacaataataaagggttaataataatattttatgggaaaattttcagctgaaaaatttgcctataaatatacaattataaaccctatttttgtcTAAACCTaaaatttacaaaaccctaattctctccacctcctcctccttcattagatcgatttcttggtggataccggtggggtgcttcacacttgaggagcagctgctaaggatctccgctcgtggttcttggatcgcttttaaaggttagaaacgatccctcgatttaattcatgatctgtatgcatattatatggattttatatcgtaaaaattgttttaccatgcttccatgatagataaaatcctatagtcactacacaactttaaataataataaaaacctgtatattaaaataaatatacagataacccctcatattcaggatcgcttacaggttatagtatgaaacaagaatctaaccttctaaaatttacattgtctaaatacaatttcattacctcattactaatttccttgtattgatcactctgacatctccaaatCTCTTCaactggaatctcaccacttttactgtctattaaaagctattcactttgccctcatttgatactgaaagaaataagagttcacaaagcaatagtgagccaaaaatgcccagcaagtatcataaatggtttccaggtatcagatcagaaaactcctggaaacgattgttgaatgattttaaaaatgtctTTACATATTTGAATAGTTGAGCGAACAgaacatcggccctcattggcctttaatcataaatcgcATTTTTCCGTAAAAGGACAGTAATCATTTCAATATTTCATACTTTTGAATTAAATCTTTGTGTgagtttgtaattatgaactactcggaaaggaatgtcgttaatggcgatcaacaataaattagactggacactaaccaacatatgcactataacctgctgaacagtcaggagatagtgcggatcaatacccaactgcatagatccaaccaacatatggggcacccaggcaactatggcctaaaggggtccggtccatccctgacccataagatccagctcatcactggtcctcataataaccattcagcccgtagagtattttgatatcaaatcattttgatttcaaaacagcccaaatcagggttcgcaaataacccgaacgaatgggtatttgctcaagagagcaatcgaattataggaacaagatcaaaaaggcacttgcataaataagagtaattgcagcgaaatataaaaacatttaactattctgaacttagaatatgagcgaataaatatttgcagtatttaaggagaaaggttaggaatacttgcctcaattgataatcctctgatctttaactagcttccatatcactcagtcctgtcgcATCTGTATTTTCCTTGACAGGttacttgacctttcttataaTTTACTTTCCTAgatttatctttattctgaatccactcggttcattactacacgcaatcaggctttacttctacaatcCATGTCTAGCTTTAAATGCCtcgcactatgtgtatctatcataaaagatactattCAATAAGCTGACAACTTATAATTTTCTAGTCTATACATTTAttcctatcgtctacccgcccgataataatagataagGATCATATCACAATCAGATAATGTTTAAAAGACACACTGACTCATTAtccacataacacgtacacatagggcatgtaatcatataacacataatcacataattcatgtaacacataagttgaatcgacaaaagataggtcttaatacatttagaattgaaatcgagtcaaaaagaatattttattgATCAATTATTGACTCGGAATGATCCATAAAATAAACGTCCTTTCGATACaaaggaatttaggtctcgaaaatatttttaatagaagtaaaatatttttctgagtctggaggcgttcgtttcgtattaaacgga
This sequence is a window from Apium graveolens cultivar Ventura chromosome 9, ASM990537v1, whole genome shotgun sequence. Protein-coding genes within it:
- the LOC141686868 gene encoding protein neprosin; this translates as MEASNIKTRRRKRWSGVLSSSSSGVVLHLHNVRLLLIHIILCQTTSCMAAAASGTLNYTKYRQVGSLRLARIQKHLDGINKTPVLTIQSPDGDIIDCIPKRKQPALDHPLLKNHKIQRVRPEMPKRKKESVNVTTRSRDEEEERVRLKGVWQAWHENKERCPRGSVPIRRSHVHDVLRANSLYDFGKKRHAFPAGSRLPMAGRHPDAPDVVSANGHEHAIAYTGASQEVYGARATINVWDPSIEVVNEFSLSQIWVLSGSFDGSDLNSIEAGWQVSPELYGDSRPRLFTYWTSDAYQATGCYNLLCSGFVQTNSRIAIGAAISPVSSPSSNQFDISILIWKDPKLGNWWMGFSDNTLVGYWPAELFTHLADRATMVEWGGEVVNSRANGKHTSTQMGSGHFAEDGFGKASYFRNLEVVDSDNSLSSVHDISTLAENTNCYNIKSSYNTEWGTHFYYGGPGNNPRCP